A region of Thermococcus argininiproducens DNA encodes the following proteins:
- a CDS encoding PIN domain-containing protein: MRKWIVVPDTNFLLVPGQFGVDIVGELQRILDVNFEIAIPNVVLNELDLIERKVKGRDLIAVRMAKKLAEKFITLEIGRFGEKPIDQQILEFALNMPNVIVCTNDKALKKKLRENGIPVIYLRQKKILELEGMV, encoded by the coding sequence ATGAGAAAGTGGATTGTAGTGCCGGATACAAATTTTCTCTTAGTTCCGGGACAATTCGGAGTTGATATAGTGGGTGAACTCCAACGTATTCTTGACGTAAATTTTGAGATTGCTATCCCAAATGTCGTTCTTAATGAGCTGGATTTGATAGAGCGTAAAGTTAAAGGAAGAGACCTTATAGCAGTTAGGATGGCCAAGAAGCTGGCTGAAAAGTTTATTACACTTGAAATTGGTAGGTTTGGAGAGAAACCTATAGATCAACAAATATTGGAATTCGCATTAAATATGCCAAATGTAATCGTATGCACTAATGATAAGGCTTTAAAGAAAAAGCTTCGTGAAAATGGCATTCCCGTAATATATCTGCGTCAGAAGAAGATTTTAGAGCTTGAGGGCATGGTTTAA
- the smc gene encoding chromosome segregation protein SMC, giving the protein MPYVEKLEMKGFKSYGSRKIVVPFSRGFTAIVGANGSGKSNIGDAILFVLGGLSAKAMRATRIGDLIFAGTKDEPPAKYAEVAMYFNNEDRGFPIDEDEVVIKRRVYPDGRSAYWLNGKRTSRSDILDVLSAAMISPDGYNLVLQGDITKFIKMSPTERRMIIDEISGIAEYDEKKKKAMEELKQAEENLARVDLLIREVKTQLDKLEKERNDALRYLDLKEKLEIAKTTLLVGEVRRLENLIATSQERDKEIESEIERINEELEKIAKTILEKEKTLSQVERELEEKSEDGILDVTKKISEVTSQIELAKKNIELARKEINESKRRLTKVKEELKTVSEEIEKGKSAIERWKKRREKLLGEIQKKEKERNELILKLAEIDKNFTIAKQELDKVEEDLENAKKEQYFKESEITKMTEEIERIKARNSQNSTRRLVLKNKIEELKEEINSKKSELSEIDSKIERAGARVRKIEKELEEVQRKLEKITPEIKKLNEELIKAEARKEISQNRTLEALKKANIPGIYGSLAELIKVRDDTYLTAVEVALGSHADNVVVKDDKVAEKAINFLKRNKLGRLTFLPLNKIRPRKLNGTSKGIPVMDVIEYDPQFRNAVSFAVGDTLIVNDMDEAREVGIGKVRMVTLEGELLERSGAIVGGYYRPRTKLAVNTDEIRMALEAREREKEQLESKINALKLEQRGLERELFELRMKKSDVSKDLQMLQKDMERFLNEDKGLKEEIEMGEQRLKELEERIHQTKGDLAKLSGRIERLEKMRNKLRKALDNPEARELNQKIREVEHEISGLREELSKIESRLENLDIRINDELIPRKANLEEEIEGLINRINAFKASIVQNEEDIKSLQERLKELQEKEQEVKDELKSLRDEREKLREEISQMREEKEKLRDVLQKLRLEANSIKIRMAQYEAQLKEKTSELKHHDVKVVKEIPEDLEKLREEIEQMEDEIRKLEPVNMKAIEDYEVVERRYLELKSKRERLEAEKESIVEFINEIESQKRNVFMQTLNAIAKNFSELFAKLSPGGEAKLVLENEEDPFSGGLDIEAKPAGKEVKRIEAMSGGEKALTALAFVFAIQHFKPAPFYLFDEIDAHLDDANVKRVADLIKEASKDSQFIVITLRDVMMSNADKIIGVSMRRGVSRVVSLSLEKAMQYLEKARAKNANALGL; this is encoded by the coding sequence ATGCCCTATGTAGAGAAGCTTGAAATGAAGGGTTTCAAATCATATGGAAGTAGAAAAATCGTAGTTCCTTTTTCTCGTGGATTCACGGCTATAGTGGGAGCTAATGGGAGTGGGAAGAGCAATATTGGTGATGCTATTCTTTTCGTCCTTGGTGGGTTATCTGCAAAAGCCATGCGTGCGACTAGGATTGGGGATTTAATCTTCGCTGGAACTAAGGATGAACCTCCAGCTAAATATGCTGAAGTTGCAATGTACTTTAACAATGAAGATCGTGGATTTCCAATCGATGAGGATGAGGTAGTAATCAAAAGACGGGTTTATCCTGATGGTAGGAGTGCTTATTGGTTAAATGGAAAGAGGACAAGCAGGAGTGATATTCTTGATGTTCTAAGTGCAGCCATGATATCTCCAGATGGATACAATCTTGTTCTTCAGGGAGACATAACTAAGTTCATCAAAATGAGTCCCACAGAAAGGAGAATGATAATAGATGAAATCTCGGGGATAGCTGAATATGATGAGAAAAAGAAAAAAGCAATGGAAGAACTTAAGCAAGCAGAGGAGAATCTGGCAAGAGTTGACCTTCTAATTAGAGAGGTTAAGACACAACTCGATAAGCTTGAAAAAGAAAGAAATGATGCGTTGAGGTACCTTGACTTAAAAGAGAAACTCGAAATTGCAAAGACCACTCTCCTTGTGGGAGAAGTTAGGAGATTGGAAAATCTTATTGCCACAAGTCAAGAGAGAGACAAAGAGATAGAGTCTGAAATAGAGCGTATAAACGAAGAACTGGAGAAAATTGCAAAAACAATACTTGAGAAGGAGAAAACTCTGAGTCAGGTGGAAAGGGAGCTTGAAGAGAAGAGTGAAGATGGAATACTTGATGTCACGAAAAAGATAAGCGAGGTCACTTCTCAAATAGAGCTAGCTAAAAAGAACATAGAGCTTGCTCGCAAGGAAATAAATGAGAGCAAAAGGCGCCTTACAAAAGTGAAAGAGGAATTAAAAACTGTTTCTGAAGAAATTGAAAAAGGTAAATCTGCTATTGAGAGATGGAAGAAAAGGCGGGAAAAACTTCTTGGTGAGATTCAGAAAAAGGAGAAAGAGAGAAATGAACTAATACTAAAGCTCGCTGAAATAGATAAAAACTTCACTATTGCAAAACAAGAACTAGATAAGGTCGAAGAGGATCTTGAGAATGCAAAGAAAGAACAATATTTCAAAGAAAGCGAAATTACAAAAATGACAGAAGAGATAGAGCGAATTAAAGCTAGGAATTCCCAGAATTCCACTAGAAGACTTGTTCTGAAGAATAAAATTGAAGAGCTCAAAGAGGAAATAAATTCTAAGAAATCTGAGCTTTCAGAAATAGACTCGAAGATAGAAAGAGCTGGTGCAAGAGTACGAAAAATCGAAAAAGAGCTAGAAGAGGTTCAAAGGAAATTAGAAAAAATAACTCCCGAAATCAAAAAGCTCAACGAAGAACTCATCAAGGCCGAGGCCCGAAAGGAAATCAGCCAAAATAGGACACTTGAAGCTCTTAAAAAGGCCAATATCCCTGGAATTTATGGTTCTTTGGCTGAGCTCATTAAGGTTAGGGATGATACCTATCTTACAGCTGTAGAAGTTGCTTTAGGTTCACACGCGGATAATGTTGTAGTAAAAGATGATAAAGTAGCTGAAAAGGCTATAAACTTCTTAAAACGGAATAAGCTGGGAAGACTGACATTTTTACCTCTTAATAAAATAAGGCCAAGAAAACTGAATGGTACTTCTAAAGGGATTCCAGTCATGGATGTTATTGAATATGATCCACAGTTTAGGAATGCCGTTTCATTTGCCGTTGGAGATACATTAATAGTTAATGATATGGATGAGGCAAGAGAGGTAGGTATTGGTAAGGTTAGAATGGTCACGCTCGAAGGTGAGCTTTTGGAGAGAAGTGGCGCTATTGTTGGAGGATATTACCGACCAAGAACGAAGCTTGCTGTTAACACTGATGAGATACGGATGGCATTAGAAGCACGTGAGAGGGAGAAAGAACAACTTGAATCTAAAATAAATGCTCTAAAGCTTGAGCAAAGAGGATTGGAGAGAGAACTATTTGAACTTAGAATGAAAAAGAGTGATGTGTCTAAGGACTTGCAAATGTTACAGAAAGACATGGAGAGATTCTTAAATGAAGATAAAGGTTTGAAAGAAGAAATTGAGATGGGAGAACAGAGATTAAAAGAATTGGAAGAACGGATTCATCAGACAAAAGGTGATCTTGCAAAACTCAGTGGAAGAATAGAGAGACTTGAAAAGATGAGGAATAAGCTTAGAAAAGCATTAGATAATCCAGAAGCTAGAGAACTCAACCAGAAGATAAGAGAAGTTGAACATGAAATAAGTGGTCTTAGAGAGGAACTCAGCAAAATAGAGTCAAGGCTTGAGAATCTTGATATAAGAATCAACGATGAGCTTATCCCAAGAAAAGCAAATCTTGAGGAAGAAATTGAGGGGCTTATCAACAGAATAAACGCTTTCAAAGCTAGCATTGTGCAGAATGAAGAGGATATTAAGTCACTACAAGAGCGGCTTAAAGAACTCCAAGAGAAAGAACAGGAAGTAAAAGATGAACTTAAATCCCTAAGAGATGAGAGAGAGAAACTTAGAGAGGAGATCTCTCAAATGAGAGAAGAAAAAGAGAAGTTGAGAGATGTCCTGCAAAAACTTAGGTTAGAAGCCAATTCTATTAAGATAAGAATGGCCCAATATGAGGCACAACTTAAAGAAAAGACCAGTGAATTGAAACATCACGACGTTAAAGTTGTTAAAGAAATACCAGAGGATCTTGAAAAGCTTAGGGAAGAGATTGAACAAATGGAAGATGAGATTAGAAAACTTGAACCAGTAAACATGAAAGCCATTGAGGATTATGAAGTCGTTGAGAGGAGATATCTAGAGCTTAAGTCAAAGAGAGAACGCCTTGAAGCTGAGAAAGAGAGTATTGTTGAATTCATAAATGAAATAGAGAGTCAAAAGAGGAATGTATTTATGCAAACGCTAAATGCAATAGCGAAGAACTTTTCAGAACTTTTTGCAAAACTTTCTCCGGGAGGAGAGGCAAAGCTTGTCCTTGAGAATGAAGAGGATCCATTTAGTGGAGGTTTGGACATAGAAGCAAAGCCAGCTGGAAAGGAAGTAAAGAGAATCGAAGCTATGAGTGGTGGAGAGAAGGCATTAACTGCATTGGCCTTTGTCTTTGCTATACAGCACTTTAAGCCAGCTCCATTCTACCTCTTTGATGAGATTGACGCTCACCTTGACGATGCAAACGTTAAAAGAGTAGCGGATTTAATAAAGGAAGCTTCAAAAGACAGTCAGTTCATAGTTATTACATTAAGGGATGTTATGATGTCGAACGCTGATAAAATAATTGGTGTCTCAATGCGTAGAGGAGTTTCAAGGGTTGTCAGTTTAAGCCTTGAAAAGGCCATGCAGTACTTGGAGAAAGCAAGGGCAAAAAATGCAAATGCCCTTGGTCTGTAG
- a CDS encoding segregation and condensation protein A yields MEYRREEEITPIDILLQLVTMGKVDPWNIDIVDITEKYIERIREMRDLDLRISARAILAASILLRMKTEALLYAKDEEEEEQKEEERIRVDVDPYIPPLRRAERYYTLDDLIEALMDALEETEKRKPKKKKKVQIEEEIFVVDDFRVDIEKHVNKLYEIVKELYNNTKDKITFWELIFDPSPKIVARTFLYLLFLANMGKIELIQEEPFGEIFVVPIEN; encoded by the coding sequence ATGGAATATAGAAGAGAAGAAGAAATAACCCCAATTGATATACTCTTGCAACTTGTCACTATGGGTAAAGTTGACCCGTGGAACATTGATATAGTGGATATTACTGAAAAATACATTGAACGTATAAGAGAAATGAGAGACTTAGATTTGAGAATCTCAGCAAGGGCCATTCTAGCGGCCTCTATTCTCCTTAGAATGAAAACTGAGGCTCTGCTCTATGCTAAGGATGAAGAAGAAGAGGAACAGAAGGAAGAGGAAAGAATAAGGGTAGATGTTGATCCATACATTCCACCTCTTAGGAGAGCGGAAAGGTATTATACTTTGGATGATTTAATAGAGGCTTTAATGGATGCCCTTGAAGAGACTGAGAAAAGAAAACCTAAAAAGAAAAAGAAAGTACAAATTGAAGAAGAAATATTCGTTGTCGATGATTTTCGTGTGGACATTGAAAAGCATGTTAATAAGCTGTATGAAATAGTGAAAGAGCTCTACAATAATACTAAGGACAAAATAACTTTTTGGGAGCTTATATTTGATCCTAGTCCCAAAATAGTGGCAAGGACTTTTCTGTATCTGTTGTTCCTGGCAAATATGGGGAAAATAGAGCTCATTCAGGAAGAACCATTTGGAGAGATATTTGTAGTACCTATAGAGAACTGA
- a CDS encoding bifunctional fructose-bisphosphatase/inositol-phosphate phosphatase: protein MYEWNEIALNLAKDIEREIMPLFGTKKAGEFIGFSPSGDKTKFVDKIAEDIVLEYLKPLGVNIISEEIGSIDTGSEYSVIVDPIDGSFNFIHGIPIFGFSFAVFKEKKPVYSMLYEFIPKNVYEGIPGEGAYLNGDRIRVKTLNEKSISISFYTRRRGAKLVEKVRRTRVLGAIAIELGYLARGSLDGVVDIRNYVRPTDIAAGYIIAKEAGAIITDDSGKEIRFDLSASEKLNIIAVNDKRLLKLILEEI from the coding sequence ATGTATGAGTGGAATGAGATAGCACTTAATCTTGCAAAGGATATTGAAAGGGAAATTATGCCACTTTTTGGCACAAAAAAAGCTGGAGAATTTATTGGATTCAGCCCAAGTGGTGATAAAACAAAGTTTGTTGACAAAATAGCTGAAGATATAGTTTTAGAGTATCTTAAACCCCTTGGAGTGAACATCATAAGTGAGGAAATTGGAAGCATAGATACCGGGAGCGAGTACTCTGTCATCGTTGATCCCATTGATGGTTCTTTCAATTTTATTCATGGAATCCCAATCTTTGGATTCAGCTTTGCAGTTTTTAAAGAGAAAAAGCCAGTGTATTCCATGTTATACGAGTTCATACCTAAAAATGTTTATGAAGGAATTCCAGGAGAGGGGGCATACCTAAATGGAGATAGAATAAGAGTAAAAACGCTAAATGAAAAATCGATCTCAATAAGCTTTTATACAAGGAGAAGGGGAGCAAAACTAGTTGAAAAAGTTAGAAGAACTAGGGTATTGGGAGCCATTGCGATAGAGCTAGGATATCTTGCTAGAGGCTCTCTTGATGGGGTTGTGGACATAAGAAACTACGTTAGACCCACTGATATAGCTGCCGGTTACATAATCGCAAAGGAAGCCGGAGCCATTATAACCGACGACAGTGGAAAAGAAATTAGATTTGATCTTAGTGCATCAGAGAAATTGAATATAATAGCTGTAAACGACAAGAGACTTCTCAAACTGATACTCGAAGAGATCTAA
- a CDS encoding DUF63 family protein encodes MGIAEVFQRYFIDPIKYNQGYNIVNTLTYALILGLASLGVYKILKKLNIKYDNAFFRALMPYMILGAFGRALTDATIIPRTYLTVTPGIYILVFTITFSALLITHKLFEDWQKVFLYFGWSLVGIEGLLLLFNIDKVDFNLTVLKYFIPLATIALITIYLLSKKIWLVKENSYLFYAHFYDATTTFVGVDFLGYWEQHVVPRYLMELTGTAAVMYLLKFAVLIIALYLMEKLEESESDKELMDFIKMVMFILGFAPGTRNLLRMLMGV; translated from the coding sequence ATGGGAATTGCGGAAGTCTTTCAGAGATACTTTATAGATCCAATAAAATACAACCAAGGATATAATATCGTTAACACATTAACATATGCCCTAATTCTTGGATTAGCCTCTTTAGGGGTTTATAAAATTTTAAAAAAGCTCAATATAAAGTATGATAACGCTTTCTTTAGGGCCCTTATGCCCTACATGATCCTGGGAGCCTTTGGACGAGCCTTAACTGATGCAACCATAATACCTAGAACGTATCTCACAGTCACGCCGGGGATTTATATTCTTGTATTTACAATAACGTTCTCTGCTTTATTAATAACCCACAAACTTTTTGAAGATTGGCAAAAGGTCTTCTTATACTTTGGTTGGAGTCTCGTTGGGATAGAGGGGTTACTTCTATTATTCAACATTGATAAAGTCGATTTTAACCTCACAGTCTTAAAATACTTTATTCCACTTGCGACGATAGCCCTTATAACAATATATCTACTTTCAAAAAAGATCTGGCTGGTTAAAGAAAACTCTTACCTCTTCTATGCCCATTTCTATGATGCCACAACAACATTTGTAGGCGTTGACTTTTTGGGTTACTGGGAGCAACATGTAGTCCCAAGATACCTGATGGAACTTACAGGAACTGCTGCAGTGATGTATTTATTGAAGTTTGCTGTACTAATTATCGCTTTATATCTCATGGAGAAGCTGGAAGAAAGTGAAAGTGATAAAGAGCTCATGGATTTCATAAAAATGGTAATGTTCATTCTTGGTTTTGCTCCTGGTACTAGGAACCTTTTGAGAATGCTCATGGGGGTTTAG
- a CDS encoding NAD(P)-dependent glycerol-1-phosphate dehydrogenase → MHLMELPREVLLGEDLKDKVSQVARRLKLGENALILYGPKTKEIAGKDVEKHLKNSFNVRNMVIKEASMREVQKTLELIENENINWLLGVGGGSIIDVAKLASFKADIPFISFPTTASHDGIASANASIKDLNAKTSIKARPPVAIIADVNVIKTAPYRYLAAGVGDMISNLTAVKDWELAHKIKGEYFSEYAASLSLMSAKMVIKNANIIRLGNEESVRKVIKGLISSGVAMSIAGSSRPASGAEHLFSHALDAIAPKPALHGEQCGVGTIIMAYLHGLKWQKIRETLKRVGAPTNAYELGIDPEFIIEALTIAHTIRPERYTILGKDGLTKEAAEKAAKVTGVI, encoded by the coding sequence ATGCATTTAATGGAGTTACCTCGGGAAGTTCTTCTCGGAGAAGACTTGAAGGATAAAGTCAGTCAAGTAGCTAGAAGGTTAAAATTAGGGGAAAATGCCCTGATTCTTTATGGGCCCAAAACAAAGGAGATAGCAGGAAAGGATGTTGAAAAACATTTGAAAAATTCATTTAATGTAAGAAATATGGTGATAAAAGAGGCCTCAATGAGAGAAGTGCAAAAAACCTTAGAGCTTATTGAAAATGAGAATATTAACTGGCTTCTGGGGGTAGGTGGTGGAAGTATAATCGATGTTGCTAAACTTGCCTCATTTAAAGCAGACATTCCCTTCATAAGCTTCCCAACAACAGCTTCTCATGATGGGATAGCGAGTGCAAATGCGTCAATAAAGGATCTTAATGCCAAGACGTCTATAAAAGCACGTCCACCTGTGGCTATTATTGCGGATGTTAATGTTATAAAGACTGCCCCCTATCGGTATCTTGCAGCAGGAGTTGGAGATATGATAAGCAACCTGACTGCAGTGAAAGACTGGGAACTTGCACATAAGATAAAGGGAGAATATTTCAGTGAGTATGCTGCTTCTTTGTCTCTTATGAGTGCCAAAATGGTAATTAAGAATGCTAACATAATAAGATTAGGTAACGAAGAGAGTGTTCGGAAAGTCATAAAAGGCCTCATCTCGAGTGGTGTTGCAATGAGCATAGCAGGTTCATCAAGGCCTGCCAGTGGAGCTGAACATCTATTTAGCCATGCATTGGATGCAATAGCTCCAAAACCCGCATTACATGGAGAACAATGTGGAGTTGGAACAATAATAATGGCATACTTACATGGCTTGAAATGGCAAAAAATTAGAGAAACATTAAAGAGGGTTGGGGCACCAACTAATGCATATGAACTAGGAATTGACCCGGAGTTTATAATAGAGGCTTTGACTATTGCTCATACTATACGACCTGAAAGGTATACTATCTTGGGCAAAGATGGATTAACAAAAGAGGCTGCTGAAAAAGCAGCCAAGGTAACTGGAGTAATATGA
- a CDS encoding UPF0179 family protein, whose amino-acid sequence MTITLVGEKLAKPGVEFIYYGPADPCKSCRLARVCVGNLEPGRRYKVVRVRNIEHSCPLHEGKVRVVEVIEPAIEVAMEPRVAIVGSKIKLSFVECSDPEKQTLTRPEGLFEGDIVKILEILDDFECDGKHYKVARVMREKE is encoded by the coding sequence ATGACAATCACGTTGGTTGGGGAAAAGCTTGCAAAACCAGGAGTTGAATTCATTTATTATGGGCCAGCTGATCCCTGCAAAAGTTGTAGACTTGCAAGAGTTTGTGTAGGAAATTTGGAGCCAGGAAGGAGGTACAAGGTTGTACGGGTTAGAAACATAGAGCACTCATGCCCACTGCACGAAGGTAAGGTTAGAGTGGTCGAGGTTATTGAACCAGCAATAGAAGTAGCGATGGAACCACGAGTTGCAATAGTGGGTTCGAAAATAAAATTAAGCTTTGTTGAATGCAGTGATCCTGAAAAACAAACCCTTACTAGGCCAGAAGGCCTCTTTGAGGGTGATATTGTCAAGATTCTTGAAATTTTAGATGATTTTGAATGTGATGGAAAGCACTACAAAGTTGCTCGTGTTATGCGGGAGAAAGAATGA
- a CDS encoding biotin-dependent carboxyltransferase family protein, whose amino-acid sequence MIELVNVPSLITVQDLGRRKYQSFGVPVSGVMDEVSARLANYLVGNEDNTPLLEFVLKGPTIKFHSSTVFAVGGDVEVKLNGQPIKAWRSYWAKRGDILEIGTLKSGMYGYIAFAGGIACEPILGSCSTYLRAKFGKALSSEDKLKLGYAILTGKEGKQLPKEFVPKYEKENIVRVTLGPQEEHFTKRGIETFLTSEYTVTSESDRMGYRLEGPKIEHSDKGADIITDAIPLGSIQVPKNGKPIIMLADRQTTGGYAKIGVVTRVDIPRVAQTRPNEKIRFRTVSVEEAQDALRKREQMMKAVKLFLKGELRAYKLRVSEEEVIAFTKVEKKK is encoded by the coding sequence ATGATAGAACTCGTCAATGTGCCTTCTTTAATTACAGTGCAGGACTTAGGAAGAAGAAAATACCAGAGTTTTGGAGTTCCCGTTAGTGGCGTGATGGATGAGGTTTCTGCAAGACTAGCAAACTATCTTGTAGGTAATGAAGATAACACTCCACTTCTAGAGTTCGTATTAAAAGGGCCCACCATAAAGTTCCATTCCTCGACGGTTTTTGCAGTAGGTGGAGATGTAGAAGTAAAGCTTAATGGCCAGCCAATAAAAGCATGGAGGAGCTATTGGGCAAAAAGAGGAGATATACTTGAGATAGGCACCCTTAAATCCGGAATGTATGGCTATATAGCGTTTGCCGGAGGAATTGCATGTGAACCAATTTTAGGTAGTTGCTCCACATACTTAAGAGCAAAATTTGGAAAGGCTCTAAGTTCTGAAGATAAGCTTAAACTTGGTTATGCAATTTTAACTGGTAAAGAAGGAAAACAACTGCCAAAAGAATTTGTTCCAAAATATGAAAAGGAAAATATAGTTAGAGTTACCCTTGGTCCTCAAGAGGAACACTTCACCAAAAGAGGCATAGAAACCTTCCTAACATCAGAATATACTGTAACTTCTGAATCCGATAGAATGGGTTACCGCCTGGAAGGGCCAAAGATAGAGCACTCTGATAAAGGAGCAGACATAATAACTGATGCAATTCCTCTTGGGTCAATTCAAGTACCAAAAAATGGAAAACCCATAATAATGCTTGCAGATAGACAGACTACTGGAGGGTATGCAAAGATTGGTGTTGTGACAAGAGTTGACATCCCCCGAGTAGCCCAAACAAGGCCTAATGAGAAGATTAGATTTAGAACAGTTAGTGTTGAAGAGGCTCAAGATGCTTTGAGAAAAAGAGAACAAATGATGAAAGCAGTAAAGCTTTTTCTCAAGGGAGAACTTAGAGCATACAAATTGAGAGTCTCTGAAGAAGAGGTGATAGCCTTCACAAAAGTGGAAAAGAAGAAGTGA
- the pxpB gene encoding 5-oxoprolinase subunit PxpB, with product MFPKFKPAGDSAIAIIFGSEISEEINKKVHAVAETIEHTSPEWLVEVVPTYTSVYVYYDPIKISYSEIAEVLKPFLSAEPKKEEKRIVKIPVVYGGSFGPDIEFVAQYNNLTIDEVIEIHSKPLYRVYMLGFLPGFAYLGGMDDRIATPRLEKPRLKVPAGSVGIAGKQTGWYAIESPGGWRLIGRTPLKTFDPRKKPPSIVKAGDYVKFVPISEEEFQEIYKDEWGEER from the coding sequence ATGTTCCCTAAGTTCAAACCTGCTGGTGATTCAGCAATAGCCATAATCTTCGGCAGTGAAATTAGCGAAGAGATAAACAAAAAAGTGCATGCTGTGGCGGAAACAATAGAACATACTTCTCCAGAATGGCTAGTTGAAGTTGTTCCCACATATACAAGCGTTTATGTGTATTATGATCCTATTAAAATTTCCTACTCTGAGATAGCAGAGGTCCTGAAGCCTTTTTTATCAGCCGAACCTAAGAAAGAGGAAAAAAGAATAGTTAAAATACCCGTTGTCTATGGAGGAAGCTTTGGCCCGGACATAGAGTTCGTTGCTCAATACAACAATCTCACCATAGATGAAGTTATAGAGATTCACTCAAAACCCCTATATCGAGTTTATATGCTCGGATTTCTCCCTGGATTTGCGTATCTGGGTGGCATGGACGATAGAATAGCAACGCCTAGACTTGAAAAACCCCGTTTAAAAGTCCCTGCTGGAAGTGTGGGTATAGCTGGAAAACAAACGGGGTGGTACGCAATAGAAAGCCCTGGAGGATGGAGACTCATTGGCAGAACTCCCTTAAAAACGTTTGACCCCCGTAAAAAACCTCCAAGCATTGTAAAAGCTGGAGATTATGTGAAGTTTGTTCCTATAAGTGAAGAGGAATTTCAAGAGATTTACAAAGATGAATGGGGAGAGGAAAGATGA
- a CDS encoding LamB/YcsF family protein: MKIDLNSDLGESFGRYKLGLDEEVMKYITSANIACGWHAGDPLVMRNTVRLAKDMNVEVGAHPGYPDLMGFGRRYMSLTREEAKNYILYQIGALYAFVRAEGLTLQHVKPHGALYNALVRDEELTRGVLEGIADFDKNIIFVGLSLSKPLEIAEEMGLKVAHEVFADRAYNPDGTLVSRRKSGAVIHNKEEIAERVISMVKDGGVKAINGEWVELKADTICVHGDNPKAVEITAYIRKRLEDEGIKIVAMKELMR, from the coding sequence ATGAAAATTGACCTTAATTCAGATCTTGGGGAAAGTTTTGGGAGGTATAAGCTAGGTCTCGATGAGGAGGTTATGAAGTACATAACCTCAGCCAACATTGCCTGCGGATGGCACGCAGGAGATCCCCTAGTAATGAGGAATACTGTGAGACTTGCAAAAGACATGAACGTTGAAGTTGGCGCTCATCCAGGATATCCTGATCTTATGGGATTTGGAAGAAGATATATGAGCCTTACAAGAGAAGAGGCCAAAAACTATATCCTGTATCAGATTGGGGCCTTATATGCATTTGTGAGAGCTGAAGGATTAACATTACAGCATGTCAAACCACATGGAGCTCTTTATAATGCTCTCGTTAGAGATGAAGAACTTACAAGAGGTGTTCTTGAAGGAATAGCTGATTTTGATAAAAACATAATCTTCGTCGGGCTTTCTCTGTCAAAACCCTTAGAAATTGCAGAGGAAATGGGACTAAAAGTTGCTCATGAAGTTTTTGCAGATAGAGCTTACAATCCTGATGGAACCCTCGTTTCACGAAGGAAATCAGGAGCGGTAATCCATAATAAAGAGGAGATAGCCGAGAGAGTTATCTCCATGGTAAAGGATGGTGGAGTAAAAGCGATCAATGGGGAGTGGGTTGAACTCAAAGCAGATACAATCTGCGTCCATGGGGATAATCCAAAAGCTGTAGAGATAACAGCCTACATAAGAAAACGCCTCGAAGATGAAGGAATTAAAATAGTTGCAATGAAAGAGTTGATGCGGTGA
- a CDS encoding type II toxin-antitoxin system VapC family toxin — protein sequence MLIIDAAIFIQGIDVEGITTPKVIEEVKDPESRLLLESLISAGKVRVMVPSKDSIEKIKEKAIETGELGELSDADIEILALAYELKGELFTDDYNLQNIATLLGLKFRTLKKGIRRVIKWRYVCVGCGKKFETQPPDDVCPDCGSKVRLLPKKKRKRRQRS from the coding sequence ATGTTGATTATAGATGCGGCCATATTTATTCAGGGTATTGATGTAGAGGGCATTACAACCCCAAAAGTAATTGAGGAGGTTAAAGACCCAGAATCAAGACTTTTACTGGAAAGCCTCATTAGTGCAGGCAAAGTTAGAGTTATGGTACCTTCAAAGGATAGCATTGAAAAAATTAAAGAAAAGGCTATTGAAACTGGTGAACTTGGAGAATTAAGTGATGCTGACATTGAAATACTGGCTCTAGCCTATGAACTTAAAGGAGAACTTTTTACTGATGATTATAACCTTCAGAACATTGCCACCCTTCTAGGGCTTAAGTTTAGGACTTTGAAAAAAGGTATAAGAAGAGTGATAAAGTGGCGTTATGTCTGCGTAGGTTGTGGGAAAAAGTTTGAAACTCAGCCTCCTGACGATGTTTGTCCTGATTGTGGGAGTAAGGTTAGGCTTCTTCCTAAAAAGAAGAGAAAAAGGCGTCAGCGCTCATAG